One window of the Osmerus mordax isolate fOsmMor3 chromosome 2, fOsmMor3.pri, whole genome shotgun sequence genome contains the following:
- the cox17 gene encoding cytochrome c oxidase copper chaperone: MSSLSAASVDPTPAIEGTEEKKPLKPCCACPETKKVRDACIIEKGEENCTDLIEAHKDCMRALGFKI, translated from the exons ATGTCATCCTTATCCGCTGCCAGTGTTGACCCTACTCCTGCAATTGAGGGTACGGAAGAGAAGAAACCACTGAAACCCTGTTGTGCGTGTCCCGAAACGAAGAAAGTCAGAGATGCTTG CATCAttgaaaaaggagaagagaATTGCACCGATCTGATTGAGGCTCATAAAGATTGTATGAGGGCGCTTGGATTTAAAATTTAA